The genomic region GCTCTTGCTTATTAATTTTCAAGATAGGGGTGCTGTCTATTATTTTATCTATTTTATTTTGAGAATAGACAGAAACGGCTAAAAATGGAATACAAATGACTAGTAGTAAGCGCATGGGGTGACGCAAATATACTACAAAATAGTTGAAAAAAATAAATTTTTAAGACTAAACGGAGGCGTTCAAAAGCTCTACAATATCGAGAACCTTGACTTCATTTTGTTTTTCGAATGATTTGACACCATCCTCAAGCATGGTAGTGCAGAAAGGGCAATTAGCTATAATGACTTCGGCGCCTGTTTCTAAGGCTTCCTTCGTTCTATTGGTATTGATGCGCTCAGCACCATGTTCTTCTTCTTTAAACATTTGAGCACCTCCAGCTCCACAGCACATACCATTTTTCTTACTTCTGCCCATTTCCGCTAAATCTACATCGAGTGCAGCTAATACAGCTCTTGGAGCTTCATACACATCATTGGCTCTACCCAGATAGCAAGAGTCGTGATAGGTTATGCGCTTACCTTTAAATTCAGAAGCATCTGAGATTTTGATTTTTCCTTGATCTATTAATTCTTGTAGCAATTGAGTATGATGAATCACTTCATAATTCCCCCCTAACTCGGGATATTCATTCTTTAACGTATTGAAGCAATGCGGGCAAGCGGTGACGATTTTTTTGACCTCATAACCATTTAGGATTTGTATATTTTGGTAAGCCATCATTTGGAAGAGAAACTCATTGCCCGCGCGGCGTGCTGGGTCTCCCGTGCAGCTTTCTTCCTGACCGAGAATAGCGAATTTGACTCCGCACTTGGTTAATATTTCTGAAAATGCTTTCGATATGCGCTTGGCTCTATCATCGAAGCTACCTGCACACCCCACCCAGAAGAGGATTTCAGGGTTTTCGCCTGCGGCTAAATACTCCGCCATTGTTTTTATTTGTATCATCTCTTATAACTTAAAATTACTTTGACCAGTTGCCTCTTTCGCTCTGAGCAAATTTCCATGGAGCACCGTTATTCTCGATATTGCCAAACATACCATTCCACTCTTGAGGAGAATTGGATTCTTCCATGATGAGATTTCGGCGCAGCTGAACGATGATATCCAATGGTGAAATATTCACAGGACACTCTTCTACACAGGCGTTACAAGTAGTGCAGCCTCTAAGTTCTTCTACCGAAATATAAGAATGTAATAGTGATTTGCCATCGTCTTTCCATTCGTTATTATTACTATCTAAAATTTTACCGACTTCTTCGAGTCTATCTCGCGTATCCATCATAATCTTTCTAGGCGAAAGTTTTTTCCCAGTTTGATTGGCAGGACAAGCAGATGTGCATCGACCACACTCAGTGCAGGCATAGGCATCTAATAAGTTCTTCTGAGATAAATCAAAGACATCCTTGGCTCCAAATTTAGGAATTACATTCGGGTCAGAAGCCTCGACAGATTCACCCATCATCGACTTTATTTCATGCAATATCTCTGGCATGTAATCCATCTTGCCCTTGGCATTAGGATTAGATAAATATGCGTTAGGGAATGCGAGCAATATATGAAGGTGTTTGGAGTGTGGCAGATAGAGTATAAATCCAAAAATGCCAATAAGATGCATCCACCATCCAGTTTGTGACAGATAATGCAATGTTTCAGAATTCAATCCTATAAATAAATTTCCAAGCATACTGCTTAGAATAAAATGATAACCTTCTTGTGCATTCGTGTTTAGCCAAGCCGATTCCGCACTATTCATTAAGAAAATACCAAATACTAGAAAAATTTCCCCTATCAAAATGATGTTGGCATCTTTCATAGGCCATCCTTTTAGCTCTGCCATGTTGAGACGCGGAAGTTTTAAAAGATTTCTTCTACTGAGAAAAACTAAAGTGGCTATCAATGCTAGTAAGGATAGAATTTCAATTAAATTGATTAATCCTGAATAAACCATCGGACAGCAATTCATCATAGCATGCCCCAGTATTCTATGCGAACCTGTAAATCCGTCTATGAGAATTTCAATAAGCTCTAACTGCGTAAATACAAATGCAACATAAATGAACAAATGAAATATAGCAGCCACAGGGCGTGAAAACATTTTTTTCTGCCCTAGCGCTATAAGGGTCATGTTTTTTAGTTTTTCCGAGGTAGGATTTGGATTGCTATATTCTCTGCCTAATTTAATATTGGCAAAAATTCGCTTGTATTTTTTATACGAAAAAAATAAAACCCCACTAAAAAGCAGACAAAATACTATGATTGTCATCATTCTTATCCTACTTCTACAGCTTCTTTAGAAAGAACTAACTCATTGCGTTCCATGAAATCTTTATCTACACCATATCTACCTTCTTTATTTCTCACAATTCTTGAAAATAAATCGTATTTAGGATTGAATATAAAGTTAAAAAAAAGTTTGACCCATGAAGTGTGGTGGTCTAATTTTAAATAATAGTCTGGCGCTATTTTTCTCAATTCAGGCAGCTTATTCCATGGAATACTAGGAAAATCGTGGTGTTCATTATGCAGTCCAACATTTAAACTCACTAAATTGAGAGGTCCTTCGTAGTTAAAAGATTCTTGCGGATTTCCTTCAGGTGTATAATGTTCCTGAATCCAACGAGCACCTAAAGGATGAAGACCAATAGAAAAGGCAAAGCTAAGAAACAAGTATAATATACCATTCCAGCCAAAAACATAACCTAAAAGCCAAGCAAAGCCAAAGGTTGTAATCACATTCAGTACGACCCATGGATTCCACATTTTAATATTTTTTAATCTAAATGGTCTTAACCCCTGAACTACAGGAAAAAACAAGAGCCAAATCATTTTAAAAATAGGGTTATTACCAATGGTTTTAGCTTCGTGTTTATAAGGTAAATCCGCGTCAAACTCATAGTCGCCTTGATGGGCATGATGGCGAATATGATATACTCTGAACCCCTCTGCAGAAGGAAAAACATTGATTAAATCTACAATACAAGCTGCAAATCTGTTGAGTATCTTTTTATTAAAGACAGCATTGTGTGAGGTTTCATGAATTATGACGAAACTGGCATGATTGAAAAATGCTCCGAAACAATAGGCAGCTATAGCTGAAAGCCACCAATATTCTAATCCAGCCATCCCTAAAAAAATAGCCATAATAGTTTGAGAAATAACAATTTGAAGGATGATAATCATAGTTTTAGGCTCTGCGCCGAAGAGGGATTTTATCTGGGGAAAAGACTGAAGCATAGCCTTTGCTCTTGCTGGATGTGGTTGATTTCTATCAGTATAATAAAATTCTTTTTTAGGCTCAGACATATCTAATTTTTTAATGTTAGGGCAAATATAGTTTAGTATTTTCAAATGCTTTTGGTGAGATTTTAATTAAAAACCAAGTTTTCTTAATTTTTTATAACAAACTCCTTATATTTGAGGTTTCAAAAAAACAATTTAACCTTATTAAATATGAAGCTAAGATATACATATTTATTTTTCGTGGTCGTTGCCGCTTGGGTACTTTTAAAAAGTAACTCATCTGGAAGGGTTAGCACAGGAACCCCTATGCAGGCTTGTGCTGGTGGAGGGTGCCATAGTTCTACAGGTTTTGGTACTACAACCAGTATAGATAGTATTTTAGTCTATGATAGAGCTACCAACCTACCCGTTAGTCAATATATGCCTGGTCAGTCCTATAGAATAGCTATTTTTGGTAGAGTTACTAATTTCATGGCAATGCCGAATTTACCAAAATTTGGATTTGCTGTTGACAATGCAGGTAAGGGTACATTTAGTGGAACCTCATCTGGTTCTACAACAGCCTCAAGTGGAAGATATTGGGGTCATAGTTCGAAAAAAGATAGTATCTTAAGTATCTCTGCCATTCGTACTATTTTTTATTTTGATTCTTGTAATTGGACTGCTCCTTCTGCAGGGGCAGGGTTGGTTACCTACACTGCTAGATTGAATGCGGTAAATAATGACAACGGATCTACTGGTGATTTTTCTAATGCAACTGCATTTACAAGAACATTGCCTGAATTCAATAATACTGCAGGCGTATCAATAACTATGACGCCACCTGCGAATCCATTTTGTGCTGGTACCACTAAAACCTTTATAGCTACGCCCACCAACCCTGGCACTACTCCCGTCTATCAGTGGTTTGTTAATAGCACACCCGTAGGCACTGGGGGTGTATCCTATACCACGTCTTCCTTAGTAAATAATGATAGCGTATGGGTACGAATGACATCAAGTATAGCAGGTATTACGAATAATCCGGCTAACTCTGCGAAAATAGGTGCTAGAGTGAATCCAGCCTTTAATAATAGTGTAACAATTATTGGAAATAAGACTACGGCATGTGCTGGTGATACCGTTATTTTCACGGCCACTCCTGCTGCTGGATCCACTATGCCTCAATATCGTTGGTATAGAAATATGACTCAGATACAAGGACCTGGAGCACCGTTTCCTGCACCTACCACAAACTCTGCAACCTGTCAGGTTATTGGCCTTACTGCAGGGGATTCTTTTTCTTGTCGAGTGCAGGTTACCAATGCCTGCGCCACTCCAGCCAATGACACTTCAAATTATTTAAAAATAACAGTGACGCCTTCTCCCGTAATCACTGGACATATTAATGACACCATTTGTGCTGGGGATAGCTCGAAAGCTACCAATTGGCAGAGCACCATAGCAGGTACTACCTATACTTGGACGAATAGCAATCCTGCAATTGGTTTACCTGCAAGTGGTACAGGACAGATACCTAAATTTAAATCACCAGATGCAATTGCAGGTCCGCAGATAACAGCTACTATTACAATTCGATCTTTTGGTGGGGGTTGTTCGGGATCACCAGTTACTTATAATATTCTAGTGCGAAGAAAGCCTACCATCTCTATTTCGGGTCATCAGCGATCATATTGTGAAGGAGCTTCTCCTAATATTACCATTGGTAGTACCGGCGGGGGCAATACGTTTTCGTGGACGAATGACAACACAGCCATAGGACTTCCTGCTAGTGGCTCTGGAGCCACTATAGCATTTACTGCTAGCAATACGACTACAGATAGTCTTGTAGCTAATGTCACCGCCAGTGTGTTCAATTCAGCAGCTCGATGCACAAAAGATACCAGCATCCGAATTGTAGTTTTTCCAAAACCTAATGTAAATGCAATTTCAAATATAGCACCATGCGAGGGGAATACTGTTCCAGCTTTTAACCTGAACTCCACGGTGCCTGGTACTACCTTTACCTGGGTTAATAGCAATACAGCAATAGGTTTAGGAGCTAGCGGTACTGGGAATATTCCTTCCTTTACTGCTACTAATACCTCTAGTGGACCAATAACTGGCACAGTTACCATAAGTCCAGCCTATAAAACCTGCCTCGGAACAAATAGATCGTTTACTATTACTGTGGAGAAAAATGCAACCCCATCGGTTTCAATCTCTACTAGTGCTATGAACTTATGCTCTGGAGCATCGGCATTGTTTACAGCTACTCCTACCAACGGTGGAACAGCGCCAGTGTACGAATGGACGCGAAATGGAATAACGATTTCTGGTGCAACAAAAGATACTGTGACCATTACCAATGTGCAGAATAACGATAAAATTGTCTGCAAAATAACTTCGAATTCCCCATGTGCAACTACTCCTAATGCAAGCTCTAATGAATACTCAATTACTACAATTACGAACCTTGTACCTAAAGTTACATTAAGTACTATTAGTGATACTACATGTGTGGGAGCTGTATTGGTCATCAATACGTCTATTGTCAATGGTGGAGCTTCACCTACTTATCAGTGGTATCTCAACGGCAATCCGATTTTTGGAGCCAATTCAGATATTTTCTTTTCTAATACATTTGTCATGGATGACGAGATTTATTGTGAAATGACTTCGAGTTCTGGGTGCGCCAATCCAAAAACAGTAGTTTCAAATACTAAAAAGATAAAAGTATTCAAGCCTACTCCTACAACCATTAATTTGACGAAAAGCGCGAATAAAATATGTTCTGATGAATATGTAACCTTTACTACTACATTTACAGGTGGAGGATTAAATCCAAAAGTAAACTGGACGCTCAATGGTCAACAGATGAATACAAATAAAAAATTCATTACCGTGCCTATTAATAGTCAGTTTGATGTCGTGGAGTTGAATGTTAAATCTAGTGAACCTTGTCCAAGCCCGCCATATCCTACCCTGACAATGTCGGTGGATTCTGTTTCTCAAGGCCCCATCGTCATAGTTACTCCTAACCCTTATATTGCATTCTGCGAAGGTGACTCTGCAGAAATTAGAATTCTCAATGGTGCGCCTAATTATAAGTATAATTGGAGTAATGGCTCGAATGCGAGCAACTTCTATTCTAAAGTGACGAATTCATATACGCTGACTGTGACAGAAACAGGCAATGCATGTCCGAGATATTATGGCCCAATAACCACAGTAGCCAATCCTTTACCATTTAAACCAACCATTAGCGCAGATAGAGACGTCTTGGTCTCATCTGCCTCGGATAGATATCAGTGGCAGCTAAATAAACAAGATATTGTATCAGCTGATAGCATGCGTTATAAACCCATTATTACAGGATTATATAGAGTCAAAGTGACTAATAATGCTGGTTGTATTGCCTATTCTGATGAGTTTAATTCTGCAAAATTGGGAGTTTCGAGTTTTTCCGGCTCTAACAAGATTCTTATATATCCAAATCCATCGAATGGTATATTTACTATCAGTTCTAAAGATGTGCGTATTGATGATCTTATTGTTTATGACCTGATGGGCAAGGTCGTATATCAATCAAAGGTCGGAGATATAGAAAAGGAAATAAAATTGAATGAAGTCTCGAAGGGTATATACTTTCTGCATATCAATTTAGATGGTCGACAAGAAGTGCAAAAGTTGGAAATTAAATAAAATGGAATGATAGGGGAGGATGCAAAACATTCTCCCTTTTTTTATATATGAATTACAGAGCCACTCTCATTTACCTGTTAGTGCTTTTTTCAAAGATAGTAGCTGCACAGACAGATTTAAATTCCTATGGTTTTAAAGGAAGAGTAAAGGCTGTCATATACCGTATTCACAACGAAGCAAATTTTGATTCATTTGGTAAATTTATAGACGAGAAACGACAACCTTTCATTGAGAAGGCCATATATTTTGACAAGTTTGGGAATATCGATTCTATTGTAGAAATACTGTCTGAAGGACGTTTTTTTGAAAAGTATATTACCTACCATACTCATGGTGGAAATAGAATACGGTCTACCATTAAGTATCGATATTATACAAATGAAGTAATCGAAGAAGTAAAATATACTTGGACAGAAGGAAACTCGAAGTGTAGTTTTAAAGGTAAAGGTATTACGACAATGACCTCTGGTTATCGAAAACTTACTTATAACCACAGAGAGAGTAAGGGAGAGTATATTCAAGAGACTAAAAAAGGGGTCGTGTTACTCAAAGAATCGTATAAGAATGAATTCGATGGCAATTGGAATTTAGTAAAAACGATCTATACCAATGATAAGACTGGCATATATACGATAGTATATGATTACGATGATATGGATGATAATGGCAATTATACTTTGGTCAAACTCGTCTATGAAGAAACCAAAAAGCTACAACGCCTGGTTCAAAAGGAATTTCATTATTACTAAGTCCTTATTACCTGAACCCAAGAGAACGACTTGATTATTAAATTTGGTATGGTATCGACGAATAAAATTTGAAGCTTAAAGGCTATACCTTCTTTTTAGTTAATTAATTCAAATTTAAGCTATTAATCCCAAATTAATGATTAGAAGCCAAAACGTGGCGAACTATATGATTTAGTTGGGGTTATCCCGATTTAGAATTTATTTCAATCCCGTACGTACGGGATTGCAAATGATTGAAATACAAATTCTTAATCAATTCCGTATCTTCTAGTGTGGAATTCGGGTTTATTGATTTAATATCCCTAGACTACTTGACAAAGCACATAGCCAGCATGTATATTTGCCCGCTCAATATTTAAAAGCTATCAACAGTTAAAAGAAAATCAATTCATTATGTCTGAAGTATATAAGTTAAGTAAGTTTGACTATCCATTGACAGAAGATCATGTAGCATTATATCCACCTAAGGAAAGAGGTAATTGTAAAATGGTTGTCGTTCACAGGGATACAGGCAAAATAGAGCATAAAAAATTTAGAGATATACTCAATTACTTTACGGATGAAGATTTAATTTTAATCAACAATACAAAGGTTATTCCCGCCAGAATGTGGGCTACCAAAGAAAAGACAGGAGCAAAAATCGAAGTATTTTTATTGAGAGAGCTCAATTCTGAGCAGTTGGTATGGGATGTATTGGTAGATCCCGCTAGAAAGATACGTGTAGGCAACAAACTATATTTCGGAGATGACGAAATACTCGTAGCAGAGGTTATAGACAATACTACTTCGCGAGGACGCACGATACGATTTTTGTACGACGGAGATCCATCTGGATTTACAGATTATCTTTTTAGTTTTGGAGAAACGCCTTTACCTAAATGGATACAACAAAAAAGAGGTTTAGACCCTTCGGACAAAGAGCGTTATCAGTCTATATTTGCTAAGGAAATTGGTGCAGTGGCTGCGCCTTCGTCTAGTCTGCATTTTACTAAAGAAATCATGAAAAGATTGGAGATAAAAGGTGCAGAATTTGGAGAAATGACGGTACACACAGGATTGGGTTCATTTCGAACGATTGATGTCGAAGATTTATCGAAACATAGAGTAGATGCAGAGTATGTCAATATCCCTGAAAAGTTAGCCAATAAAATCAATAAAACGAAGGCGAATGGTAGAAAAGTATGTGCTGTAGGAACCTCCATTATGCGCGGTCTCGAAAGCTCAGTTACAAGTACTGGTGAGGTCAAGCCTTATGATGGTTGGACCAATTTGTTTATTTATCCACCCTTCGATTTTAATGTTGCGAATTGTCTGCTAACAAATTTGCATGTACCAAAATCTAGTTTGCAAATCATGGTGAGTTCCTATGCAGGTTATGACCTCATTATGAAAGCTTATGAAGAATGTATGGAAAAGGATTATAAATTCTTTGTCTATGGTGATTGTATGCTAATTTTGTAACCATATATAAATTTTCAATTATGAAATATTTAGGTTTTGGTTTTTTATTAGTCTTAATTATCGGTGGAGGATTTTTCTATTGGAATTATTTCTTCGTATATAGCGATGGCTACAGAGAAGGTGTACTCAATAAGTTTTCTACGAAGGGCACAATTTTCAAAACAAATGAAGGAGAATTGCTTATGCCTGGAGTCGTACCTACCATGAATCAATTGTCCAATAATTTCTTTTATTTTTCTTCTACAGATAGCAAAGTCACTGAGGAGCTCAATGCAGCCATTGGTAAAAAAATCAAGGTTCATTATGTTCAATTTAATTCATCACTCCCTTGGAGAGGGGATAGCTATACCGACAAGAACAAAGAAAAAGGTCAATATATTGTAGATAAGGTTGAGTTGGTACCTTAATTTACATATAA from Chitinophagales bacterium harbors:
- a CDS encoding T9SS type A sorting domain-containing protein, producing MKLRYTYLFFVVVAAWVLLKSNSSGRVSTGTPMQACAGGGCHSSTGFGTTTSIDSILVYDRATNLPVSQYMPGQSYRIAIFGRVTNFMAMPNLPKFGFAVDNAGKGTFSGTSSGSTTASSGRYWGHSSKKDSILSISAIRTIFYFDSCNWTAPSAGAGLVTYTARLNAVNNDNGSTGDFSNATAFTRTLPEFNNTAGVSITMTPPANPFCAGTTKTFIATPTNPGTTPVYQWFVNSTPVGTGGVSYTTSSLVNNDSVWVRMTSSIAGITNNPANSAKIGARVNPAFNNSVTIIGNKTTACAGDTVIFTATPAAGSTMPQYRWYRNMTQIQGPGAPFPAPTTNSATCQVIGLTAGDSFSCRVQVTNACATPANDTSNYLKITVTPSPVITGHINDTICAGDSSKATNWQSTIAGTTYTWTNSNPAIGLPASGTGQIPKFKSPDAIAGPQITATITIRSFGGGCSGSPVTYNILVRRKPTISISGHQRSYCEGASPNITIGSTGGGNTFSWTNDNTAIGLPASGSGATIAFTASNTTTDSLVANVTASVFNSAARCTKDTSIRIVVFPKPNVNAISNIAPCEGNTVPAFNLNSTVPGTTFTWVNSNTAIGLGASGTGNIPSFTATNTSSGPITGTVTISPAYKTCLGTNRSFTITVEKNATPSVSISTSAMNLCSGASALFTATPTNGGTAPVYEWTRNGITISGATKDTVTITNVQNNDKIVCKITSNSPCATTPNASSNEYSITTITNLVPKVTLSTISDTTCVGAVLVINTSIVNGGASPTYQWYLNGNPIFGANSDIFFSNTFVMDDEIYCEMTSSSGCANPKTVVSNTKKIKVFKPTPTTINLTKSANKICSDEYVTFTTTFTGGGLNPKVNWTLNGQQMNTNKKFITVPINSQFDVVELNVKSSEPCPSPPYPTLTMSVDSVSQGPIVIVTPNPYIAFCEGDSAEIRILNGAPNYKYNWSNGSNASNFYSKVTNSYTLTVTETGNACPRYYGPITTVANPLPFKPTISADRDVLVSSASDRYQWQLNKQDIVSADSMRYKPIITGLYRVKVTNNAGCIAYSDEFNSAKLGVSSFSGSNKILIYPNPSNGIFTISSKDVRIDDLIVYDLMGKVVYQSKVGDIEKEIKLNEVSKGIYFLHINLDGRQEVQKLEIK
- a CDS encoding (Fe-S)-binding protein, with the translated sequence MQIKTMAEYLAAGENPEILFWVGCAGSFDDRAKRISKAFSEILTKCGVKFAILGQEESCTGDPARRAGNEFLFQMMAYQNIQILNGYEVKKIVTACPHCFNTLKNEYPELGGNYEVIHHTQLLQELIDQGKIKISDASEFKGKRITYHDSCYLGRANDVYEAPRAVLAALDVDLAEMGRSKKNGMCCGAGGAQMFKEEEHGAERINTNRTKEALETGAEVIIANCPFCTTMLEDGVKSFEKQNEVKVLDIVELLNASV
- the queA gene encoding tRNA preQ1(34) S-adenosylmethionine ribosyltransferase-isomerase QueA, with protein sequence MSEVYKLSKFDYPLTEDHVALYPPKERGNCKMVVVHRDTGKIEHKKFRDILNYFTDEDLILINNTKVIPARMWATKEKTGAKIEVFLLRELNSEQLVWDVLVDPARKIRVGNKLYFGDDEILVAEVIDNTTSRGRTIRFLYDGDPSGFTDYLFSFGETPLPKWIQQKRGLDPSDKERYQSIFAKEIGAVAAPSSSLHFTKEIMKRLEIKGAEFGEMTVHTGLGSFRTIDVEDLSKHRVDAEYVNIPEKLANKINKTKANGRKVCAVGTSIMRGLESSVTSTGEVKPYDGWTNLFIYPPFDFNVANCLLTNLHVPKSSLQIMVSSYAGYDLIMKAYEECMEKDYKFFVYGDCMLIL
- a CDS encoding (Fe-S)-binding protein, which produces MMTIIVFCLLFSGVLFFSYKKYKRIFANIKLGREYSNPNPTSEKLKNMTLIALGQKKMFSRPVAAIFHLFIYVAFVFTQLELIEILIDGFTGSHRILGHAMMNCCPMVYSGLINLIEILSLLALIATLVFLSRRNLLKLPRLNMAELKGWPMKDANIILIGEIFLVFGIFLMNSAESAWLNTNAQEGYHFILSSMLGNLFIGLNSETLHYLSQTGWWMHLIGIFGFILYLPHSKHLHILLAFPNAYLSNPNAKGKMDYMPEILHEIKSMMGESVEASDPNVIPKFGAKDVFDLSQKNLLDAYACTECGRCTSACPANQTGKKLSPRKIMMDTRDRLEEVGKILDSNNNEWKDDGKSLLHSYISVEELRGCTTCNACVEECPVNISPLDIIVQLRRNLIMEESNSPQEWNGMFGNIENNGAPWKFAQSERGNWSK
- a CDS encoding fatty acid desaturase, whose translation is MSEPKKEFYYTDRNQPHPARAKAMLQSFPQIKSLFGAEPKTMIIILQIVISQTIMAIFLGMAGLEYWWLSAIAAYCFGAFFNHASFVIIHETSHNAVFNKKILNRFAACIVDLINVFPSAEGFRVYHIRHHAHQGDYEFDADLPYKHEAKTIGNNPIFKMIWLLFFPVVQGLRPFRLKNIKMWNPWVVLNVITTFGFAWLLGYVFGWNGILYLFLSFAFSIGLHPLGARWIQEHYTPEGNPQESFNYEGPLNLVSLNVGLHNEHHDFPSIPWNKLPELRKIAPDYYLKLDHHTSWVKLFFNFIFNPKYDLFSRIVRNKEGRYGVDKDFMERNELVLSKEAVEVG